The genomic region TTTGACCACCTTATCCAGGCTGCTGCCGGCCGCCTCGATGATGGTTTTCAGGTTGTTTATTGCCTGGCGGGTCTCTACCTTGATGTCATCGGTGACCAGGTCTCCCGTGGTCGGGTCGAAGGCCAGCTGGCCCGAAACATACACCATGGTGTCGGTTTTTACCGCCTGTGAATAGGGGCCGATGGCCGCCGGCGCATCCGGCGTGCTGACGATGGATCGCGTTGCATTCATGGGTCGATTTTCTCCTTTGTTGGAAATCCAGTAGATACCCGGGCCCTTAGTACCGGGATTTCAATACGTTGTTAAACCTGAGCCTTGCGGGCAGTCAGGCCCGCGATGGCTTTTCAAGTTTACCCGACGGCCATTCTACCATCTTTATCCCTCTGGTCAACGATGGATATGACCATTGACGGCATTCGCCATAGCAGTCTCCCGAAAAGACAAACCGCTGCAGCCGTGCTCCCTCAAGCGTTATGCGGGTTACGTCTTGACAGGTTTTTCAATCTCTTCTATATGTTGTCCTCATATGCCCAAAAAGATCAGGCCGTTATGAAACCGACCGAGACACGGCCATCTCGGCGCCAACCGGCAAGAGGGTCAACGCATGAAAAAAATAGCCAGGGCAACCGGCCTGTGCCTCCTTTCGCTCCTGCTCGGGGCCTGTTCTCCTTCTTCCGAAAGCAGCGGCCCTCCGGAACCGCCGCCGAAAGCGGTGCGTGTTATGGAAATCCGGCGCGACCCGATACCCATCGTGGCCGAGGCGGTGGGCCGGCTGGTACCCAACCGGGAGGTGACCCTGGCCGCCGAAATATCCGGGGTTGTTGCGGAATACAGTGTCGATACCGGTGACAGAGTTCAGGAGGACAGCATCCTCGTCCGCCTGGACCCCGTCGATTATCAACTCGCGCTGAAAGAGGCAGAGGCTAATTTCAGCGTGGCCCAAACCCGCCTGGACCTGGCCCTGAAAGCCTACAACCGTTCTAAAAACCTCTTGCCGCGCAAGGTCATCACCCAGGATGCCTTCGACCGGGCAGAATCGGAGTACCTGTCGGCCAGAGCATCGCTGGAGCGGCTGACGGTACTGGTGGATATTGCCAAGGCCCGTCTGGCAAAAACCAGGGTGCACGCTCCTTTCAACGGCCATGTTGCAGCCCGGATGATCGAAACCGGTCAGATGATCGGGGCCGGACAGCCCTTGATGAAAATCGTCGATGCGAACCCCATGCGGGTCAAGATCTGGTTGCCCGAAAAAGGGTATGTGCACCTGGACAAAAGCGACCCTGTTTCGATCGTGGTGGAAGCTTTTCCCGCAAGCACCTTCACCGGCACGATCGACCGTATCGACATTGTCGCAGATGAAAAAACCAACACCTTTGGCGTGGAAATCCTGCTGGACAATACCGAGCTTCTCTTGAAGGCAGGCATGAGCGCCAGGGTCCAAATTGTCACGGGCTTGATACCCGACGCCATCCTCATCCCCCAAAGCACGGTTCTCTACCGATCGGATCGAGAGGAAGTCTTTATTGCAGGCCCGGACAACCGCGCAATCCTGCGGCAAATCGAACCGGGCCTGAGCGCCGGTGATAAGATCGAGATCCGCAAGGGCCTCTCCGAGGGCGATCAGCTGATTGTCACCGGGGGACAGTTCCTCGAGCCGGGGGACAAAATATTGATCTCGGCTTTCACCAGGACCGCGGAAAAATGAGCATCTTCGGCTTCATCATCCGGCAGGGGCGCATCTTTACCCTTATCGTGATCGTCCTGCCCATCATCGCCGGCACTTTTGCTTATCAATCCCTTCCCAAGGAGGGGGAACCCGAGATCGCCATCCCGCATGCCATCGTGACCACCGTCTACCCCGGTGCTTCCCCTAGTGAAATAGAGAGCCTGGTGACCAATCCTCTGGAGGAGGCCTTGAGCGATCTCAAAGAAGTCGATGAGATGCGCTCCTCGTCGGCCGAGTCCGTGTCGGTTATCGTCATCGATTTCGTAGTGGATGCCAACCTGGAGCTTTCCCTCCAACGGGTCAGGGAAAAGGTGACCGATGCCCGGAAGGAGCTGCCCGAAGAGGCTGAAGATTCGACGGTGTCGGAAATCAGCTTCAGCGACGTCCCCATCATGCTCGTATCCGTGGTGGGGGACATGGATCCCGTTCTGCTCAGACGTCTGGCCGAAGATGTTGCCGATGAGTTAGCCTTGATACCGGAAGTGCTCTCAACGGACGTGGCCGGCGGGCGCACCCGGGAGATCCACATCTATCTGGATCCTAAAAGGCTCAACCAGTTCGGCTTGACGATTCTGGACGTTTACAATGCCGTCAAACACTCGGACATCAATATTCCCGGCGGCATGGTCAACATACCCGAGCGACGTTTTTTGCTGCGCACGCTGACCGAGATTAAAACAGTGGCCGATTTTGAGCGGGTCCCCCTGGTCCGCAGGGGGGACCGGGTGGTGTTTCTGGGTGACGTCGGCATGGTAAGGGACGGGCACCAGGAGGATATCAGCTATTCCCGCGTCGATGGCGAGTCTTCGGTCGCCATTGCCGTAAAAAAAAGGGACGGGGCCAACATCCTGCAAACATCGGCCAAGGTTCGGGCGGCCATCGAAGACCTGCAGCAAGACTTCCCGGCCGGCATCCACATGGTGGTCACCGCGGACCAGGCCAAATACATTCAGCAGGGGTTCGACACGATGAACAACTCCGCCATCACCGGGTTGATCATTGTCATCATCGTCCTCTATTTTGCCATGGGGTTCAGAAACTCCCTCATCACGTCCCTGTCCATCCCCCTGTCGCTGCTGATCACCTTTATTCTGCTCAAGGTTTTCGGGCAAACCAACAACAACATGGTTCGATTTTCACTGGTGCTCTGCATCGGTTTGCTGGTGGACAACGCCATCATCGTGGTGGAAAATGTCTATCACCATTATCAACTGGGCAAAGAGCGGCTGGCCGCTGTCATCGAAGGGGTTGCGGAAATCGCCGCTCCGGTCGTTTCCGCAACCCTGACCACCATGGCCGCCTTTCTGCCGATTTTGCTGATGACGGGCACCACTGGCGAGTATATGGGGTTTCTGCCCAAGACGGTCACCATCGCGCTGTCGGCATCCCTGATCGTTTCACTGGTCGCCAATCCGCTGCTGCTGTCCCGCTTTATGAAGCGCTCGGTCAAAGACGGCAGGATCGTCAGGCCCGAGGAGGATCTGGCCTTTTTGAAAAAGATTTATGTCCGGGTTGTCGCCTGGTCCCTGAACCACCGATTCAGCGTCGTTTGCCTGACCCTGGTCAGCATGGCCTGGGCCGTCGGCCTCGTCGGGCTGAACGTCATCAAGATAGAAATGTTCCCGGACATCGATTTCGATTACATCTATATACCCATCGAAACCCCCACGGGTACGGATGTGGAAATCACCGACCGTGTCGCCAGGCGGGTGGAATCCATCGTTGCCGACATGGTGCCGGAGGCCACTCAAGTGGTCGCGACAGTGGGGTACCGGGGTCAGAGCGCTTACGAACTGTCTTTCGGGCAGGGCGCCGTCAGCCATTTTGCAGAAATTACCGTGGAGTTGCTGGACGGCAAGGAGTTCGCCCGCGCCTCCCACCGGGAAATTCAGCGGCGCATCCGAGGCCGGCTGGACAGGATACCCGGTGCCGCCATCCGCTTTCGCCCGCTGTCCTGGGGCCCGCCCACCTTTGCACCGGTGGTGGTGAAAGTCATCGGTCCCGAGCTCGCGATCCTGCGGAAAATTTCCACCGAAATTAAGACGCGTCTATCCCGCATCGAGGGAGCTGTGGACGTGACGGACGACTTTTCGAATGCGCCCCCGGAATTACGGATAAAGGTTGATCGCGAGAAATCGGCATCCCTCGGCATCCCGCTGGATCTGTTGGCCATGACTCTCCGCGGTGCCACTGCCGGACTGGATATCCGGGAATTTCAAGATGAAATGGATATATCCAAAAAGTACGACGTGCGGGTTCGGTTTTCGCCTGCATCACGGACCACCGCCAGGATGCTGGAAGATGTCAAGGTGCGCTCGGACACCGGCATGCTGGTGCCCCTGTCCAATATTGCCGAATTTTCCCGGGGGCCGGGAATCAGCAAAATTGGGCACGTGGACCGGCGCAGGGTTGTACGCGTTTCGGCACGCAACGAGGGGCGGCCGGCGGTGGAAATCTCCAAGGAACTCATCAGAAAGCTTTCAGGGTTTGAACTGCCGCATGGCTACAGCCTCGATTTTTCGGGGGAACATCAGGAAACCGAAGAGTCCTTCGCCAGCCTGAAGCTGGCCTACCTGATCGCTTTTCTCCTGATCTTTGCGCTTCTGGTTACCCAATTCGATTCCTATTTTCAGCCGTTGGCCATCATGACCGCACTGCCCCTGTCGATTGTCGGCGCCATGCTCGGGTTGCTGGTAACGGGCAACAATTTCTCGATCATGAGCTTTGTGGGACTGGTAGGTCTTACCGGCATCGTCGTCAATGACTCCATTGTGCTGGTGGACTGCATCAACAGCAAGCGCACAGAGGGCATGCACATATTCGAGGCCGTCGTGTCTGCCGGTCAACAACGGCTGCGGCCCATTCTTTCAACCACCCTCTCCACCATCGGCGGCATCATCACCCTGACCATCACCGACAAGTTGTGGGAGGGGCTGGGCGTGGTGATCATCTTCGGTATCGGATTGGCCACCGTGCTGACCCTGGTCGTGGTGCCGGTGATGTACTCGCTTTTCGAAAATCTGGGCTACTACACCATTTCCGCCTTCAAGGGCCCCCGGTTTCAGGACGTACCCCAGGGAACCAGCTTTTTTCTGTCGAGAAGGCGCCGCGCAAAAATTTGGCTTGTCGCGACCGTCCTCGTGCAGGCGGCGGCTTTTGTTGCCGCGGCTTATGCGCTGGCCCCTGAAGTACTCCGGTTGTGGTCCACGACCCAGTTCCAGGCGCCGAACCTGATAAAACTGGTGATCGAAGTGGTGGTGTTTTTCCTGATTCTCGGGTTGAAGGCTGCCGGTGTGGTGGTGGTCGTCATGCTGCCGACCTGGATCGGGTTCTTTTTTCTGATGGGCCGCAGGACGACGGAAGAACACTATGTGGACGTCACCCCTGAGGGGCTGACCCTGACGTCGCCGGTGGAGTCGCTCTTCCTTTCAGCCGAATCGATTGAACGGGTAAGCTACTCCCGGGTCACCGGAAGATTGACCATTCGGGCGGGAAGACGACGCGTCAAACTGCACGGCGTTTTGCCCGCCAGACGAAAGCCTCAAAAAGTGCCGTTGAAAAAATGGCTCGCACATCGCCCGCCCTCGCGTGGAGAGCTTCGGAAGGGCATACGCGATCTGAAAACCGCCATAGAGGCGGTGGTAAGCGGTGTATAGAGTGGTTGCCAGAAAAACGTTCCGATTGTGTTGCATCCAAAAAATGGCGCTGTCGATTTTATATCCACTGTAATAACAAAGCATTATATACACTTTGCCATGTTGTTTGTGCAACCATGAGGTTAAGCGCCGATCCGCAAGACCTTGGCGCCCCGGATCTTGCGCTGCTTGAGTTCCAGCAGGGCGGTGTTGGCCTCATCCAGGGCGTACGCCTGGTATTCCGGTTTGATGGGGATGTCCGCGGCAATTTTCAGAAACGCCGACACGTCCCCGCGGGCCACGTTGGCCACGCTTTTGATCTCCTTCTCCATCCAGAGCTGCGCCGGATAGTCCAGCCCCATGAGCAGGTCATTGTCCCGGCTTTCCTTGCGGATGGCATTGATGACCAGCCGGCCGCCCGGCTTGAGGCACTTCAGGGCCTCCAGCACCGGTTTCCAGACCGGAGTGGTATCGATGACCGCATCCAGAAGCGCCGGGGGCTTATCGCCGATCTCCCCGGCCCAAACAGCGCCCAGTTCCAGGGCAAAGGCCCTTTCCCGGGCGCTGCGCGCAAACACATAAATCCGGGAGCGGACATAGCGATGCTGCATCATTTTCAGCACCAGGTGCGCGGACGCCCCGAATCCCGTCAATCCCAGGTGCTGCCCGTCCTCGATGCCGGTCAACCGGAGGGAACGGTAGCCGATAGCCCCCGCGCATAAAAGCGGCGCGGCCTCTGCATCGGCCATGCCGGACGGAATGGCAAAGGCGAATTTTTCGGGCACGCGCATGTATTCCGCATAGCCGCCGTGGGCGTCACGGCCGGTGGCTTTGAATTCCGGACAAAGGTTTTCTCTGCCGCTGCAGCAGAATTCACAGTTGCCGCAGGCGGAAAAAATCCAGGCCACGCCGACCCGGTCGCCGTTGTTGAACCGCGTCGCGTTCGCCCCCCTGCCCACGACCCTGCCCACGGCCTGGTGTCCCAGCACCATCGGAAAAAACGCCGGGGGGGTGCGCCCCTCGATCTCGTCCAGCTCCGTGTGGCACACGCCGCAGGTGCTCACCGCGATGACGATATCCCCCTCCCCCGGCTGCGGGTCCGGCAGCGTCACCGCCTTGAGCGGCCGGGTTTCCTTTTCCAGGTCGCAGAGTCGCTCCAATACCATTGCTTGCATACGATCAATCCTCGCTGATGGTCATCTTCCTACCCAAGTTGCAACCCCCATGGGGTTTATCCCCCGCCAGTTGCGCGCATCCGGGTGCTCGATATTCTTTTTATTGATTCAGGGTTGCATAGCATACCACATGACCCGTCACTTATGCAAAAATTACAGTACTGTTGGCGCGGAAAGCGTTTTGAACCTTGACAGCGGGAACAGCCTCATTGTATTTTTTGTTTACAGATTTGCACCAACAATGGAGAAATTCGAGGTTTGATGATAAACATGCGGGCAGATCCTGATTCAATTTAAATTTTCATGGGTGGGTATGAAGCATCGGTGGCCGTTAAGATCAGTTGAACATGAAAATTTACAACTATGAAATCACTCGGTATATGTCTCGGCGCTTCCTCGGTATCGATTGCCCGGCTTGAAACCGACGGCAGTGCACCCTCAACTTCCGGCAAGGCGAGAAAACAGCCTCCACGCATGATCGGCAACGCCGTCTACCCCCACGACGGCAACCCGAAAAGGACCCTCGTCGAGGCACTTGCAGGACTGGATGTAAACCGCTTCGACCGCATCGCCGTCACCGGCAGAAAATTCCGCAGCGTTCTCCGTCTATCGTCAATATCCGAACCCCGCGCCGTGGAATACGCCTACCGCTACACCCGCCCCCCCGGCGTGTCCTGCCCGGCCATCGTTTCCGCCGGCGGTGAAACCTTCATGGCCTACGTCCTGGACAGTTCCGGACGCATCGCCAACGTCCTCACCGGCAACAAGTGTGCATCGGGAACGGGAGAATTTTTCCTGCAGCAAATCCGCCGCATGAACGTATCCCTGGACGAAGCCGCCCGCTGGTCCTCGACGGAAAAGCCATACCATGTTTCCGGACGTTGCTCCGTTTTCTGCAAATCGGACTGCACGCACGCCACCAACAAAGGGGTTCCCAAGTCCCAGGTAACCGCCGGCCTCTGCAAAATGATGGCCGATAAAATTATCGAGCTGCTGAAAAGGGTGGATCGGCGCAACATCATGCTCACCGGCGGTACGACCAGGAACGGCATGATGGTGACTTACCTCAAACAGGCGATTCCCGGGCTGATTATCCCTAGCGAGGCACCGTACTTCGAAGCGCTGGGAGCCGCCTTGTGGGCCCTCCAAAACAGCACCCAACGTCCGGCCGACCAGGTCGCCGAGTGGTTTATCGACGGCGCGGCCGCTCCCGCTTGTCTGCCCCCGCTGAACGAAGCCGCCGATCAGGTCACCTTCAAAACCATAAAAAGCGGCCGCATCGTTCCCGGAAAGGATTGCATTCTGGGGCTGGACGTGGGCTCCACCACCACCAAAGCGGTGCTCATGCAAAAGGACAGCAACGCACTGCTGGCCTCGGTCTACCTGCGCACCGACGGCGATCCCGTGGGGGCCTCACGAAAATGTTACACCGCTATCCTGAAACAGGTAAAAGGCGTTGTCGACCCGGCCGAGCTTCCCATCGTGGGACTGGGGGTCTGCGGCTCCGGCCGCCAGATTGCCGGCCTGCATGCGCTGACCGACGGCGTCATCAATGAAATCGTCGCCCACGCCGCGGCCGCCGTTTTTTTCGATCCGGAAGTCGACACCCTGTTCGAAATCGGCGGCCAGGATGCCAAATACACCTACATCACCAACGCCGTGCCATCCGATTACGCCATGAATGAAGCCTGCTCGGCGGGGACGGGATCCTTTCTCGAAGAATCCGCCCTGGAATCGCTGGGCGTCGCCATGGAAGATATCGCCGGCATCGCCCTTCAGGGGAGCAGGCCGCCAAATTTCAACGACCAGTGCGCGGCCTTCATTGCCTCCGACATTAAAAATGCCATCCACGAGGGCATCCCGCATGCCGACATCGTTGCCGGCCTGGTCTATTCCATCTGCATGAATTACAGCAACCGGGTCAAGGGAAACAGGACCGTGGGACGCAAGGTGTTCATGCAGGGCGGGGTTTGCTACAACCACGCCGTGCCGCTCGCCATGGCCACGCTTGTCGGCAAGCCCATTGTCGTCCCCCCGGAGCCCGGACTCATGGGCGCCTTCGGGGTGGCCCTCGAGGTGAGCAAACGACTGGACCTGGGGCTTATGGAGCGTAAAGCCTTCGACCTTGCCCAACTGGCGGCAAGAGACGTCCGGTACTGCCGCGAGTTCACCTGCAGGGGCGGCAAAGAAAAATGCGATCGAAAATGCACCATCACGATGATAGAGCTGGAAGGCAAGCGCTATCCCTTTGGCGGTGCCTGCAACCGGTACGACAACCTGCGCCGCCGCATCGAGCACGACACGGCAAAACTGGATCTGGTCCGGGTACGCCAGGAACTCGTTTTCAATCTTGAAGGCACCCTGCCCCGCCGGCGTCAAGGCCAGGGATCCAGGGGGCGCATCGGGTTCAACCGCAGTTTCCTGGTCAATTCCTATTACCCGCTGTACGCCGCCTTCTTTTCACGCATCGGCTATGAACCGGTACTTCCGGACGAGCCCTCGCAAACCGGAATCGAACAGCGCAATGCGGCCTTCTGCTACCCCGGTGAGCTGGCCCACGGCTTTTTTCACAGCCTGATCGGAATGGAACCGGCGCCGGACTACCTTTTTCTGCCCCATGCCAAATCCATCCCCCTGGAAAACGGCACCCGCTCCTCGCAGGTATGCCCGCTTGTCCAGGGAGAAACCTTTTATCTTCAATCCACTTTTAGAGACAGGCTCAAAGAGCTTGAAAAAAAGGGCACCCGCGTGCTGGCACCGCTTCTCGATTTGAATGGCGGGTTCGAAAAAGCGCGCGCGCCTCTGCTGGAAACCGCCGGCCGCATGCATGTCGACAGAAAAATCGCCCGGCGCGCCTTCGACACGGCCGTGGCGCAACAACAGCTGTGCGTTGATAAAATGCGGGCCGCCGGCCTGCAGGCCCTGGCCGACCTCGAGGCCGACCCCGACCGGACCGGCGTGGTCATCTTCTCCAGGCCCTACAACGGTCTGGTGGCCGAAGCCAACATGGGGATTCCCGCAAAACTGGCCACACGCGGCATCACGGTGATTCCTCTGGATTTCCTGCCTTTTGAAAAGGAGGACGCCAAACGGCATATGTACTGGGGCATGGGTCAGATTATCCTCAGAGCGGCTCGCCTGGTCAAACGCCACCCCCAGCTGTTCGGGGTATTCATCACCAATTTTTCCTGCGGCCCCGACTCTTTCATCGTCGGGTATTTCAGGTCAATCATGGGCCGCAAGCCCTCCCTGACGCTCGAACTGGACAGCCATACGGCCGACGCAGGACTGGATACACGCATCGAAGCCTTTCTCGACATCGTTTCCGCTTATCGACAGCTCACCATGCAGAAGCGGATAACGGAAAAAGTCGATCCCTTCAAACCGGCCGAAATCAGCCTCGAGAGAGGCGTTTCCACGGTGGTGACCACTTCCGGTAAAAAAATCCCCCTGACCGATCCCCGGGTCACCCTGCTCGTCCCCTCCATGGGCAAGCTGGGGTCCGAAGGTATCGCCGCCGTTTTTCGGGGGGTGGGCGTCAACGCCGTGGCTCACCCGCCCTCCGACGAAAACGTTCTCAAAATCGGCCGGGGAAACACCTCGTGCAAAGAGTGCCTGCCCCTTATACTTACCACGGGTACCCTGCTGAACTACGTTAGTCACCGCAAACCCGGCGAGGTAATCGTCTACCTCCTGGCCACCGGCTCAGGCCCCTGCCGCTTCGGGCAGTACTACATTTTTATGGAAGACCTTATCCGGCGCCTGCAAATCCCCGATGTTGCCGTGTTCACCCTCACTTCCGAAAACTCCTATCTGGGGCTCGACAAAACCCTCGAGCGCAGAACCTGGTGGGCGGTGGTCGTTTCGGACATGATGGAGGACATTCGCTCCATGCTGCTGGCAAACGCCGTCGATGTCGTGTCCGCGCTTTCGCGGTTCGATACCGAATGGCAAGCCATCCTCGAGGCCTTGGAAAGCGGCCGCTTCAAGCACCTGGAAAATCAGCTGTCCCTGAGCACTGCCCGTTTCAGGGAGATCCCCCTGAAAAAGCCCGCCCGTGACGTTCCCACCATCAATCTGACCGGGGAGATATTCGTACGTCGGGACGGGCTCTCGCGCCGGTATCTTACCGAAAAACTGGCTGAAAAGGGTTTCGCCGCCACCTGCACGCCCGTCGCCGAATGGGTTTTCTATTCCGAATACCTCGTCGAGGAGGGCCTGAACGAGCACACCATGACCCTGTCTGAAAAATTGCGCTTCAAAATCAGGAAAAAAGTAATGCTGGCAACCGCCAACCGTCTGCGCGCCATTCTGGAAAAAACGGGTCTGTTCCATAGCGCGGCGGTGGACATTCCCACCATCGTCGGCAACGCCGTGCCTTACATATCAAGAGATCTCACGGGCGAAGCCGTTCTGACCATCGGCGGCTCCCTGACCGAAATCGGCACGCATGCGTGCGGGGTGATCGCCATCGGCCCCTTCGGCTGCATGCCCAACAGGCTTTCCGAAGCCGTGATGCACGAAACCATGCGCCGGAGTGAAAAACTGAAAACCGAACCCGACAATGACGATCTAAAGGCCGTACTGAACCGGGTTGACGACCTGCCGTTTCTGGCCATCGAAAGCGACGGCTCCCCCTTCCCTCAAATCATCGAAGCCAAGCTCGAGGCTTTCTGCCTGAGATCGCGTCGCCTGCACGAAAAAATGCTGCGGGCCGGTACCGCCCAGCCGAAAAGCACCTGAAAAAAGGAGATATGCTCTTGCGACAACACAGATCGTTAATAATGACCGCGCCGGCCAAAGCGTACAGGTTGCTTCTATCAGTGTTGCCCTTTTTCATACTCGCGATAGGTCCAACGGCGCAGGCCGTCAAACCGGAAAGGATTTTGATCCGCAACGTCGCGCTCATCGACCAGAGCGGCAGGCAGGAGGATGTGATCGTAAATATTCTGGTTCAGAACCACAAGCTTAAACTCGTCACCAAGGACGACATTCCAGACGATGACGTAGACCTGGCGTTCGATGCCAGGGGAGGCTATCTGATCGGCAAACTGGCCACGGGGCAGGCCCCCAGTTTCATGATCCTTGACCAAGACCCGCGAACCGACATTCAAGTCATGCTGGACACGGACACCCACGCGCGCTTTGCCATGCAGGAAGGCGTCATCGTCCGCAACCGGCTGAACCGCGCCCGGGCGGCCCATCCCCAGAAAAAGCAGGGTGAATGGTTTGCCTACTCCCCACCGCCCGTATCGCTTCCCGTGGGGTATCAGAGCGGATCGCGGTGGAACCAGTGGGAAAGTGGATGGACAAACGGGATTCTCATCGGCACCGTTGTCCTGGACCGTCAGTTCTGGCCCTACCAGAACGGCGGCAGCCGAGAGCGGGAGGGCGACCTCAGCGAATACGAAAGGGGTGAGATCAGGGCCCTGCGGCTGGGTGTGGTCGGGACCCTGAATTTTGAACTGCCTTGGGTGTACACCCTGTTTGCCGCCACCAACGCCTTCGACCAGGGCTTTGACGCCCGCAAGGACAAAAACATCAGCCTGCTGGACTGGCGCCTGGACATCCCCCTGTACGAGCAGACATCGCTGTCTCTGGGCAAGCAGAAAGAGCTGATTTCCATGGAACGCATCAGCAGCCTGGCCTATCTTCCATGGCAGGAGCGCTCGGCGCCGGCGGACGCCTTTCTCCCATCGCGCAACATCGGCGTAACCATAAGCGGCAACGGCTTCGACCAGCGCATGACTTGGGCCGGCGGTGTATACAACGACTGGTTCGACACCGGCAAGGTGTTTAACAAGAGCACCGACCATTACGTGGGGCGCTTGACCTGGCTGCCCTACCGCGAGGCAAATGAGGATGTGCTCCTGCACCTGGGCGTCGGCCTGCGGTATGACGACGCACACGAGGAGGTCCGCTACAAAACCCGGCCGGAATTTTATCAGGCGCCCTTTTTCGTGGATACCGGGCCCATGGCGGCGAACGGTGCCCTGACTTGCGCAACGGAAGTTTCCTACCGCATGGGACCCGTTTGGCTGGCCGGTGAGTATATTCGCAGCTGGGTGGACGCACCGGAACTGGGAGACCCCGTTTTAGACGGCTACCATGTCGGCATCAGCTGGGTGCTCACCGGTGAAATGCGCCGCTACAACAAGAAGAACGGCA from Deltaproteobacteria bacterium harbors:
- a CDS encoding efflux RND transporter periplasmic adaptor subunit; the encoded protein is MKKIARATGLCLLSLLLGACSPSSESSGPPEPPPKAVRVMEIRRDPIPIVAEAVGRLVPNREVTLAAEISGVVAEYSVDTGDRVQEDSILVRLDPVDYQLALKEAEANFSVAQTRLDLALKAYNRSKNLLPRKVITQDAFDRAESEYLSARASLERLTVLVDIAKARLAKTRVHAPFNGHVAARMIETGQMIGAGQPLMKIVDANPMRVKIWLPEKGYVHLDKSDPVSIVVEAFPASTFTGTIDRIDIVADEKTNTFGVEILLDNTELLLKAGMSARVQIVTGLIPDAILIPQSTVLYRSDREEVFIAGPDNRAILRQIEPGLSAGDKIEIRKGLSEGDQLIVTGGQFLEPGDKILISAFTRTAEK
- a CDS encoding zinc-dependent alcohol dehydrogenase family protein gives rise to the protein MQAMVLERLCDLEKETRPLKAVTLPDPQPGEGDIVIAVSTCGVCHTELDEIEGRTPPAFFPMVLGHQAVGRVVGRGANATRFNNGDRVGVAWIFSACGNCEFCCSGRENLCPEFKATGRDAHGGYAEYMRVPEKFAFAIPSGMADAEAAPLLCAGAIGYRSLRLTGIEDGQHLGLTGFGASAHLVLKMMQHRYVRSRIYVFARSARERAFALELGAVWAGEIGDKPPALLDAVIDTTPVWKPVLEALKCLKPGGRLVINAIRKESRDNDLLMGLDYPAQLWMEKEIKSVANVARGDVSAFLKIAADIPIKPEYQAYALDEANTALLELKQRKIRGAKVLRIGA
- a CDS encoding efflux RND transporter permease subunit, with protein sequence MSIFGFIIRQGRIFTLIVIVLPIIAGTFAYQSLPKEGEPEIAIPHAIVTTVYPGASPSEIESLVTNPLEEALSDLKEVDEMRSSSAESVSVIVIDFVVDANLELSLQRVREKVTDARKELPEEAEDSTVSEISFSDVPIMLVSVVGDMDPVLLRRLAEDVADELALIPEVLSTDVAGGRTREIHIYLDPKRLNQFGLTILDVYNAVKHSDINIPGGMVNIPERRFLLRTLTEIKTVADFERVPLVRRGDRVVFLGDVGMVRDGHQEDISYSRVDGESSVAIAVKKRDGANILQTSAKVRAAIEDLQQDFPAGIHMVVTADQAKYIQQGFDTMNNSAITGLIIVIIVLYFAMGFRNSLITSLSIPLSLLITFILLKVFGQTNNNMVRFSLVLCIGLLVDNAIIVVENVYHHYQLGKERLAAVIEGVAEIAAPVVSATLTTMAAFLPILLMTGTTGEYMGFLPKTVTIALSASLIVSLVANPLLLSRFMKRSVKDGRIVRPEEDLAFLKKIYVRVVAWSLNHRFSVVCLTLVSMAWAVGLVGLNVIKIEMFPDIDFDYIYIPIETPTGTDVEITDRVARRVESIVADMVPEATQVVATVGYRGQSAYELSFGQGAVSHFAEITVELLDGKEFARASHREIQRRIRGRLDRIPGAAIRFRPLSWGPPTFAPVVVKVIGPELAILRKISTEIKTRLSRIEGAVDVTDDFSNAPPELRIKVDREKSASLGIPLDLLAMTLRGATAGLDIREFQDEMDISKKYDVRVRFSPASRTTARMLEDVKVRSDTGMLVPLSNIAEFSRGPGISKIGHVDRRRVVRVSARNEGRPAVEISKELIRKLSGFELPHGYSLDFSGEHQETEESFASLKLAYLIAFLLIFALLVTQFDSYFQPLAIMTALPLSIVGAMLGLLVTGNNFSIMSFVGLVGLTGIVVNDSIVLVDCINSKRTEGMHIFEAVVSAGQQRLRPILSTTLSTIGGIITLTITDKLWEGLGVVIIFGIGLATVLTLVVVPVMYSLFENLGYYTISAFKGPRFQDVPQGTSFFLSRRRRAKIWLVATVLVQAAAFVAAAYALAPEVLRLWSTTQFQAPNLIKLVIEVVVFFLILGLKAAGVVVVVMLPTWIGFFFLMGRRTTEEHYVDVTPEGLTLTSPVESLFLSAESIERVSYSRVTGRLTIRAGRRRVKLHGVLPARRKPQKVPLKKWLAHRPPSRGELRKGIRDLKTAIEAVVSGV
- a CDS encoding Rid family detoxifying hydrolase — encoded protein: MNATRSIVSTPDAPAAIGPYSQAVKTDTMVYVSGQLAFDPTTGDLVTDDIKVETRQAINNLKTIIEAAGSSLDKVVKTTLFIKNMDDFPLINEVYGEFFKENHPARACVEVARLP